The window CTTTGATACGGTGGTCTGCACCTACACCCTGTGCAGTATTCCGGATGCGTTGCAGGCCCTGCGCGAGATGCGCCGGGTGTTGGTGCCGGGTGGCCAGCTCTTGTTTTGCGAACATGGCCGTGCCCCTGATGCGGGTGTGCGCCGCTGGCAAGAGCGGCTGCAGCCGCTGTGGGGGCCATTGGCCGGGGGGTGTCAGTTGGGGCGTGACATTCCGGCTTTGCTGTTGGAGGCCGGTTTTCAGGCCGATACCCAATCGGCTTATCTGGCGGGTCCGAGACCCATGACTTTTCATTATTGGGGTCAAGCACAATCGGCTTGAGCGAACACATCCGGGATAATCCGCCCCATGAGATCTCCCATTGCCGTTGTGGACGTTGACCGTTGCGAAACTTGGACCCGTTACAAAAACGGTTTGTGCGACACCTGCGCCGCCAACTGCTGCACGATGCCGGTCGAGGTCAAGCTGGCCGACTTGGTGCGCCTCGAATTGGTCGACCCGTTTGAGGCCGAGCACGAGGACCCCAAACAGATCGCCAAGCGCCTGACCAAGGCTGGGTTGATCGAGCATTTCAACTTCAAGAACAGCATCTTCAGCTTGGCGCGTCGTGCCAGTGGTGACTGCCAGTTTCTGGATGCCAAGACACGCCGATGCACGGTGTACGACAAGCGACCCAACACCTGCCGCCTGCATCCGCAAGTGGGGCCTCGGCCTAACCATTGTCCTTACGGCAACAAAGCGCAATCGCGTTGAGTGATGACAACCCGCACAGGGCATCACGCTGAATTCACATCGCCCGACCAGCACAGGTTCCGGGCATTTGTGGCGCACCCACCCGGCCGACCAAAAGGCGCCCTGGTTCTTTTGCATGAGATGGATGCCAGATCGCCACACCGCGTTCATTCCCATGCCCAGGCCAACCTGATGCCAGGCTTGAGTCAACGCATTCGGGCCTTGGCCCAAGAGCACGCGGCCAGAGGCTATTTGGTGCTGGCGCCTTCGTTGTTTGGCCGCGGTCGGCCAGGGCATGACCACGGGTACAAATACCAGATGGCTTTTTTTGGAAAGGAATTGGTGATGCCCCTGCAGACGGTGGATTCAAGCCGCTCTATGCAGGATGTCCAGACCATGGTGACTTGGGCCCAAGGCCAGGTGGCGCAGGGCAATGTGGGCATCCTGGGTTTTTGTTGGGGCGGCTTGCTTGCCTGGCAAGCCGCTTGCACCTTGCCGCAAGTTTTTGCGGCGGCTTCGTTTTATGGGGGAGGGATCACCGACCCAGAGGTGCGCGGATTGCGACCCATGTGTCCTGTGCTCGTTCATTTGCCGTCCCAAGGCGAGCGGATGACCCACGAATCCATGGATGCGTTTGTCGCCGTGCAGCGCGATCACTTTCCGGCCCACGGTTTGGTCAGGCCTGGTCAAAAAGTGCCGATGGTGCAAATCGAGCGCTACGACGCCGCTTATGGGTTTGACCATGCCGCGAGTCGGCAGCACGATCCCCTGGCTTCGCAAGTGGCAAGGGGGAAGACGGGCGACTTTTTTGCCAAATACCTGTTGACTTAGGGATTGCAAAGCCTGCTTAGGGTTTCAGACGAAGTGATCGCGCCCAAGCCAGAATTGCGGCAATGAACCACACCGAGTTGGGGTGCTTTCACAACATTCAAATGCATTTTCACTATTAATAATTATTAATATGTAAAATGTCCAAAGTTAAATAACCAACAAAATCATGGAAACGTCTCTGTACATTTCTGAATGCCATGCTGAGTTGCAAGACGCGGTGGCCGCCCTGGGCGGTGACGGCTCGTCTGCGCAACTGGCGGGTATGGCCGATTTGATCATCCAGTCGATGACCGGTCCTTGGCGTTCCTTTCACACACCCGAGCATATTTTTGAGGTGGGTGATGGCGGCTCACCGGTCGAGGTGATCGCGGCACTGTTTCATGATCTTGTTTATGTCCAGGTCGATTCGGGTATTCACGTGAACCTGGCCCGATACGTTTCACCTTATGTGCGTGAGGGTGACAAGGGCTTGGTGATCGATCCCATGAAAACGGGTGCCGATCAGGACCTGGACCTCGTGATGGATTTGTTTGGATTTCAGCGGGGACAAGTGATGTCTCCATTTGCGGGTCAAAACGAGTTTTTGAGTGCACTGTTGGCCGTTAAATTGCTCAACGGCATCTTGCCTTTGTCCGCCCTGGCGCAGGTGGCTGCCTGCATTGAAGCCACCATTCCTTTCAGAGCCGATTTGCCCGACGGGCGTTCGTGTTCCGACGTGTTGTTGCAGCGCCTCACAAAAGCCAGCCTCGACCATGGCTTGGCGCTGACCGATGCGCAGTGCCGTGAGACCGTGGTCATGGGGGTCAAAGTGGCCAACCGTGACGTGGGCAACTTTGCCAGCGAACACCCCTCTGATTTCCTGAACAACACCTGGAATCTGATCCCAGAAACCAACCACGAACTGCTCAACGCCGACACCTACACGGTCAAGGGCTACCGGGTGTCTTTGCAGAAGATGGAAGGTTTTCTGGGCTTTTTGCAGCCGGGCGCGGTCTTTCGCCAGTTTGATGGCGAACCTTCTTCAGAAGAACACACACAACGTTTGCACTTGGCACAACGCAACCTGGAAGTGGCCAGACTGTATTTGCGCATGAAATTGGTCGCCATTGCCTTGCTCGAAGCCATGTCCTGGCGTTTGGGACAAGAGGTGTCGCTGGCTTCGATCATGGGCAAATTGCCGGGCAACAGTGACATGCCTTTCCAGCTGGAAAACCAATTGCCTGTGGTGGCGCAGCCCTATATCGGTCAAAACGAATGCGAAATCACGGTGATGCATTTGCTCGAGGACGGCCGCTCGGGTGAATCGTCCCATGACTCCAAGCATTCGCCCGTGGCCAGTTATCTGGTCAGGTCCATTGGTGTGCCCAAGGCGTTGACTTTGCTCGAACGTGCGCGACTGTTTTTTGCCAATCAGCTCAGCGCCGACGATTTTCTGGCCAGTCTGGACAAGCCCGTGATGCAGGGCCTGCAACACGCGGTGATCCATGTGCTGGATCAAAGGGTGCAAGCCCTTAGAAACCTGTGATGTCAGGGGCTTGATCGCCCTTTTTTAAAGTCAGCCATCAAAAAAGCCTCCCGACTTGGGAGTCGGGAGGCTTTGGCCTTTGTAGAGCAGGGCGGTTTACATCGTGTCGATGAAACTGCGTAGCTTGTCCGAGCGGCTGGGGTGCTTGAGCTTGCGCAGCGCCTTGGCTTCGATCTGGCGGATGCGTTCGCGGGTCACATCAAACTGTTTGCCCACTTCTTCCAGCGTGTGGTCTGTGGACATCTCGATGCCAAAACGCATGCGCAGCACTTTCGCTTCGCGGGGCGTAAGGCTGTCGAGGATGTCTTTGACCACATCGCGCAGGCCCGCTTGCAGAGCCGCGTCCATGGGGGCGGTGTGGGTGCTGTCCTCGATGAAGTCGCCCAGGTGGCTGTCATCGTCGTCACCGATCGGCGTTTCCATGGAGATCGGCTCTTTGGCGATCTTCATGATCTTGCGGATCTTGTCCTCAGGGATCTCCATCTTCTCGGCCAGGATCGAGGCATCGGGCTCAAAGCCAAACTCCTGCAAGTGCTGGCGCGAGATGCGGTTCATCTTGTTGATCGTCTCGATCATGTGCACCGGGATGCGGATCGTGCGGGCCTGGTCGGCAATGGATCGGGTGATGGCCTGACGGATCCACCAAGTCGCGTAGGTCGAGAACTTGTAGCCCCGGCGGTACTCGAACTTGTCCACCGCCTTCATCAAACCAATGTTGCCTTCCTGGATAAGGTCCAGGAACTGCAGGCCACGGTTGGTGTACTTCTTGGCGATGGAGATCACCAGGCGCAAGTTGGCCTCGATCATCTCTTTCTTGGCATCGCGTGACGAGCGCTCACCGGCGTTCATGCGCTTGTTGATGTCCTTGAGCTCATCGAGCGGCACCACCACCTGCGATTGCAGATCGATGAGTTTTTGCTGCAAATCTTGCACAGGCGGGATGTTGCGGCCCATGACGGCGCTCCAGCTTTTGCCCGCGGCGGCTTGTTTTTCGATCCACTTGAGGTTGAGCAACTGGGATTCAACACGCTTGCCGTTTTTGTCACGGCCGCTGAAATCGGCAATGAAGTTGTCCTGCGGGTAACCGCACTTGTCCACGATGATGCGGCGCAGCTCGCGCTCTTTCTTCCGCACGTCGTCCACCTGGCCACGCACCATGTCGCACAGCTTTTCAATGGTCTTGGCCGTGAAACGGATGGTCATCAGCTCTTCGGACAGGGCGGACTGGACCTTGTTGTAAGCGGGCGTGCCCCAGCCTTCTTTGTCGTACACCTTGTGCACTTTTTCGAAGTACTCGGTGATGCGGTCAAAACGCTCGAGGGCTTGGTTCTTCAGCTCTTCGAGCTTCTTGGTCAGGGCTTTGGAGCCGCCTTTGCCATCGTCGTCGTCAGCTTCGTCGAATTCGTCGAAGTCTTCTTCGGCCACGTAGTCATCGGCTTCGTTCAGGTTGGCGAAACCGTCCACCACGGTGGAGATGACGACCTTGCCTTCACGGATTTCATTGGCCATGCGCAGGATTTCGGCGATGGTGGCGGGCGATGCGCTGATCGCGGCCATCATGTCCATCAAGCCGCCTTCGATGCGTTTGGCGATTTCGATCTCGCCTTCGCGCGTCAGCAGCTCCACGGTGCCCATTTCGCGCATGTACATGCGCACAGGGTCGGTGGTGCGGCCGAATTCGCTGTCCACGGTGGACAGGGCGGCTTCGGCGGCTTCTTCGGCTTCTTCTTCGGTCGAGCCGGTGGGCGCGTTGTCGGTGATGATCAGGCTCTCGGCGTCGGGCGTTTGCTCGTACACCGCCACACCCAGGTCGTTCAGGGTGGCGATCACCACTTCCAGCGTTTCGGCATCGACCAGTTTGTCGGGCAGGTGGTCACTGATTTCACCGTTGGTGAGGTAGCCGCGGGTCTTGCCAAGCTTGATCAGGGCTTTCAGACGGTCACGGCGCTGCTTCATTTCGGCTTCGGTCAGGACGGTTTCGTCCAGGCCGAATTCCTTCATCAAGGCACGTTCTTTGGCCTTGCTGATCTTCATGCGCAGGGGTTTGACCTTTTCGCCTGTCTCCGTCACGTTGTCGGCGACAGGTTCACCTTGCAGATCGTCTTCGAGTTCGGCCAATTCATCGTCGATGCTGGGCTCGGCGATGCTGCCTTTCTTTTTGGGGCCGCGCTTGGCGCCCGTGACGACTTTTTTGGCAGCGGGTTTGCTGTCTTCGACAGGCGCTGCGGCTTTGGCTGCTTTGGCTGCTTTGGCAGTTTTGGTCGGTTTTTTCACTTCGACTTCGGCTGCAGCGTCTTTGGCTTTGGCTTTGGCAGCAGGTTTTTTCTCAATGGCTTCTGATTTTTTGGCGGGCACGGAGGCGGCTTTCTTCACGGGCTTGGCAGAGGTTGCCGGGGCTGTCGTGGCTTTGGGGGAGGGCGTTGCTGCCTTGGGGGCCACTTTGCCCGCCGATTTTGCGGGTGTTTTGGCCGCCACTGGGGCGGGCACCTTGGCAGGTGCTTTGGCTGGCGCTTTCGC is drawn from Limnohabitans sp. 63ED37-2 and contains these coding sequences:
- a CDS encoding YkgJ family cysteine cluster protein is translated as MRSPIAVVDVDRCETWTRYKNGLCDTCAANCCTMPVEVKLADLVRLELVDPFEAEHEDPKQIAKRLTKAGLIEHFNFKNSIFSLARRASGDCQFLDAKTRRCTVYDKRPNTCRLHPQVGPRPNHCPYGNKAQSR
- a CDS encoding class I SAM-dependent methyltransferase; protein product: MNFYDQHVLPYLIDFACGLPMVQAQRRQLVPHAQGRVLEIGMGTGRNLAFYDRSRVTRLVGVDPAMQMHRLAQKRSQKAGIAVELMGLSAEQLPTADASFDTVVCTYTLCSIPDALQALREMRRVLVPGGQLLFCEHGRAPDAGVRRWQERLQPLWGPLAGGCQLGRDIPALLLEAGFQADTQSAYLAGPRPMTFHYWGQAQSA
- the rpoD gene encoding RNA polymerase sigma factor RpoD, with product MPAKKSEAIEKKPAAKAKAKDAAAEVEVKKPTKTAKAAKAAKAAAPVEDSKPAAKKVVTGAKRGPKKKGSIAEPSIDDELAELEDDLQGEPVADNVTETGEKVKPLRMKISKAKERALMKEFGLDETVLTEAEMKQRRDRLKALIKLGKTRGYLTNGEISDHLPDKLVDAETLEVVIATLNDLGVAVYEQTPDAESLIITDNAPTGSTEEEAEEAAEAALSTVDSEFGRTTDPVRMYMREMGTVELLTREGEIEIAKRIEGGLMDMMAAISASPATIAEILRMANEIREGKVVISTVVDGFANLNEADDYVAEEDFDEFDEADDDDGKGGSKALTKKLEELKNQALERFDRITEYFEKVHKVYDKEGWGTPAYNKVQSALSEELMTIRFTAKTIEKLCDMVRGQVDDVRKKERELRRIIVDKCGYPQDNFIADFSGRDKNGKRVESQLLNLKWIEKQAAAGKSWSAVMGRNIPPVQDLQQKLIDLQSQVVVPLDELKDINKRMNAGERSSRDAKKEMIEANLRLVISIAKKYTNRGLQFLDLIQEGNIGLMKAVDKFEYRRGYKFSTYATWWIRQAITRSIADQARTIRIPVHMIETINKMNRISRQHLQEFGFEPDASILAEKMEIPEDKIRKIMKIAKEPISMETPIGDDDDSHLGDFIEDSTHTAPMDAALQAGLRDVVKDILDSLTPREAKVLRMRFGIEMSTDHTLEEVGKQFDVTRERIRQIEAKALRKLKHPSRSDKLRSFIDTM
- a CDS encoding dienelactone hydrolase family protein, which produces MPGLSQRIRALAQEHAARGYLVLAPSLFGRGRPGHDHGYKYQMAFFGKELVMPLQTVDSSRSMQDVQTMVTWAQGQVAQGNVGILGFCWGGLLAWQAACTLPQVFAAASFYGGGITDPEVRGLRPMCPVLVHLPSQGERMTHESMDAFVAVQRDHFPAHGLVRPGQKVPMVQIERYDAAYGFDHAASRQHDPLASQVARGKTGDFFAKYLLT